A section of the Flavobacterium ardleyense genome encodes:
- a CDS encoding phospholipase effector Tle1 domain-containing protein, producing the protein MKSKNETLRISLFFDGGNNDAFDKNEKISIHTNASTPVAEHDILQSNIYRLYSNIHSKRNAFNKSIYVGGGNSTTSGSKQDSDSITDFDPYEVNSKTNIAFRNLIDILKEFCAQHKEVTLNLKIDLFGFSVGAALARNFANLLHSNGTINDDIASVLCVHNNILKGISFGFIGLFDGTKTDFSGVANAKINLDLNEIKADATFHLTALHEFRENFPLLSVTNNTHYATSCNLDTLGSSSNRVTNTFEFAVPGSHKDIGGGCQLFEDENIIINTKPTYIATGLAESIQNLIDSNLLLAPLFAQMKFEYNIFRGGYTAVNCRKNIYGHLQLLYARLMVDTAVKFGVPFDHAKFEVAHPIPAELGYFFSTLLDCRDLLLNVKNFSSPLNVLDAPLVQKYVHLSAAAKASIAVDKRKIKISLLGKTLTSRKSFSFLNSAAAM; encoded by the coding sequence ATGAAAAGTAAAAATGAGACACTCCGAATTAGTTTGTTTTTTGATGGTGGTAATAATGATGCTTTTGATAAAAATGAAAAAATATCAATACATACCAACGCTTCTACACCTGTAGCAGAACATGATATTCTACAATCTAATATCTACCGGCTATACTCTAATATTCATAGCAAAAGAAATGCTTTTAATAAATCTATCTATGTTGGAGGCGGTAACTCTACAACTTCAGGAAGCAAACAAGATTCTGACTCTATCACCGATTTTGACCCGTATGAAGTAAATTCTAAAACAAATATTGCTTTTAGAAATTTAATCGATATTCTAAAGGAATTCTGTGCACAACATAAGGAAGTTACACTAAATTTAAAAATAGATTTATTTGGCTTTAGTGTAGGAGCAGCATTAGCGCGGAATTTTGCAAACTTGCTGCACTCTAACGGGACTATAAATGATGATATTGCCTCCGTGCTTTGCGTACATAATAATATTTTAAAAGGAATTAGCTTTGGATTTATTGGCCTTTTTGATGGAACCAAAACTGATTTTAGCGGGGTAGCCAATGCCAAAATCAATCTCGACTTAAATGAAATTAAAGCAGATGCAACTTTTCATTTAACTGCACTACATGAATTTAGGGAAAACTTTCCGTTGCTAAGTGTTACAAATAACACACACTATGCAACGTCATGCAACTTAGATACTCTTGGAAGTTCGTCCAACCGTGTTACCAATACCTTTGAATTTGCAGTGCCTGGATCTCACAAAGATATTGGCGGAGGCTGTCAATTATTTGAAGATGAGAATATTATCATAAACACAAAGCCTACTTATATTGCAACAGGCTTAGCAGAAAGCATTCAAAATTTAATTGATTCAAATTTACTTCTAGCTCCGTTGTTTGCTCAGATGAAGTTTGAATACAACATCTTTCGTGGCGGATACACTGCAGTTAATTGTCGTAAAAACATTTATGGACACTTACAATTATTGTATGCACGATTGATGGTCGATACCGCGGTAAAATTTGGAGTGCCATTTGATCACGCTAAATTTGAAGTAGCTCACCCCATCCCTGCCGAGTTGGGATATTTTTTCAGCACATTATTAGATTGTCGTGATTTATTGTTAAACGTGAAAAACTTCAGCTCTCCACTTAATGTATTAGACGCACCACTTGTTCAAAAATACGTGCACCTTTCGGCTGCAGCCAAAGCATCGATTGCTGTAGATAAGAGGAAAATTAAAATTTCGTTACTTGGTAAAACTTTGACTTCTAGGAAAAGCTTTTCATTTTTAAATAGTGCAGCGGCAATGTAA
- a CDS encoding sensor histidine kinase yields MEIWKNPQVVIFWVFAIVLFIIFLIAAFYTLYMKSLAKSHQLEIDKKNIELETQFDLSQSVIKSQEAERERIARDMHDGFIGELVRMQYKIGMEQSVTALDIKELVVKSRNIIHDLSPPMINESSIDLLIEEEIKRYADSFGYQFYSNTQDQMVAMNSDTKINILRIFQELLQNTFKYANASVVKVSIYQRKDVLFLNYQDFGEVGKTENSDNELGGNGHKNIKFRNQYLKSIYKFRWIKSGGLKYCMLLKIEDEKNN; encoded by the coding sequence ATGGAAATTTGGAAAAATCCACAGGTTGTAATATTTTGGGTCTTCGCCATTGTACTGTTTATCATTTTTCTGATTGCGGCATTTTATACCTTATATATGAAATCGCTGGCAAAAAGTCATCAGTTGGAAATTGATAAGAAAAATATTGAGCTGGAAACGCAGTTTGATTTGAGTCAATCTGTGATAAAATCCCAAGAAGCAGAACGGGAGCGCATTGCACGTGATATGCATGACGGTTTTATAGGTGAACTGGTTAGAATGCAGTATAAAATCGGAATGGAACAAAGTGTGACGGCTTTAGATATTAAGGAATTAGTTGTAAAATCTCGAAATATTATTCATGATCTAAGTCCTCCAATGATTAATGAAAGCTCTATAGATCTGCTTATTGAGGAAGAAATAAAGAGATATGCAGATTCATTCGGATACCAGTTTTATAGTAATACTCAAGATCAAATGGTTGCAATGAATTCTGATACTAAAATAAATATTCTGAGAATTTTTCAGGAACTACTTCAGAATACCTTCAAATATGCAAATGCGTCCGTGGTCAAGGTTAGTATTTACCAGCGTAAAGACGTACTTTTCCTTAATTACCAAGATTTTGGTGAAGTTGGGAAAACCGAAAATTCAGATAATGAACTTGGTGGCAATGGGCATAAAAATATTAAATTTAGAAATCAATATTTGAAATCTATTTATAAATTTAGGTGGATTAAAAGTGGAGGACTGAAATATTGCATGCTTTTAAAAATAGAAGATGAAAAAAACAATTGA
- a CDS encoding response regulator transcription factor, giving the protein MKKTIDIIDDDVLTVALLSEFLESKEKIQVRNQFHNCQIALDYYDSTNIPDLIILDYQLKDGTGNDVVSFLRTISEEVPILLMSTHFQDNQIGNVLKSGFSAYVPKGLLPTELLQILYQVLEDGYYFSKEQLVYLRGQINENTPKIHLTVKELYTARELEIINLIALQKTTNEIGTALFLSPKTIEGHKNNIFIKANVKNAAGLMLYAMQNELLSIG; this is encoded by the coding sequence ATGAAAAAAACAATTGATATTATTGATGATGATGTTTTGACAGTTGCCTTGCTTTCTGAATTTTTGGAAAGCAAAGAAAAAATTCAGGTTAGAAATCAATTCCATAATTGTCAGATTGCTTTAGATTATTATGACAGTACCAATATACCAGATTTAATTATTTTAGATTACCAGTTAAAGGACGGTACTGGAAATGATGTTGTATCCTTTCTGAGAACAATATCTGAAGAGGTGCCCATTTTATTAATGTCGACACATTTTCAAGACAACCAAATTGGCAACGTATTAAAAAGTGGATTCAGCGCATATGTGCCAAAAGGACTTTTGCCTACTGAATTGTTGCAAATCCTGTATCAAGTTTTAGAAGATGGCTATTATTTTTCGAAAGAGCAACTGGTCTATCTTAGAGGGCAAATTAACGAAAACACTCCCAAAATTCATCTCACCGTCAAAGAACTTTATACCGCTAGAGAATTGGAGATTATAAACTTAATTGCTTTACAAAAGACCACTAACGAAATTGGAACTGCATTATTCTTATCACCCAAAACCATCGAAGGTCATAAAAATAATATATTTATCAAAGCCAATGTGAAGAATGCCGCTGGCTTGATGCTTTATGCAATGCAGAATGAGTTGCTTTCGATTGGATAG
- a CDS encoding four helix bundle protein, with protein MSSSYKDLDVYKLTIDFVTVLYACTAKFPKEEQFGLVSQMRRAAVSIPSNIAEGAARQGNKEFIHFLYISLGSKAELETQLTIAYNLQFTNENDYEHLQRKLDEIGKMLAGLIRFRKSVIG; from the coding sequence ATGAGTTCATCATATAAAGATCTTGATGTTTATAAATTGACAATCGATTTTGTAACGGTACTGTATGCCTGCACGGCTAAATTCCCAAAAGAAGAGCAATTTGGTTTAGTGAGTCAAATGCGGAGAGCTGCGGTTTCGATTCCTTCGAATATTGCCGAAGGCGCTGCAAGACAAGGCAACAAAGAGTTCATTCATTTTTTATATATTTCTTTGGGTAGTAAAGCGGAATTAGAAACACAACTGACTATTGCTTACAATCTGCAATTTACCAACGAAAATGATTACGAACATTTGCAGCGAAAATTAGATGAAATTGGAAAAATGCTTGCAGGTCTAATACGATTTAGAAAAAGCGTAATTGGATAG
- a CDS encoding ArsR family transcriptional regulator, translating to MLDSLITSKTRLRLLVKFFMNVANEGHLRGLATEFNESTNSIRKELNNLSEAGYLEKENVQNRVLYKANSKHPLFGSLQKIVRTYIGLDAITAQVLERMGSVDKIIVTGDYANGIDSGIISITLVGKSLNKEYVEHLSAKIEGIINRKVVFSLSENEVEGLQVFQA from the coding sequence ATGTTAGATTCCTTAATCACTTCAAAAACTCGTTTACGATTATTGGTTAAATTCTTTATGAATGTTGCCAATGAAGGGCATTTGCGTGGGTTGGCGACGGAATTTAATGAATCTACAAATTCCATTCGAAAAGAGTTGAATAATCTCTCGGAAGCAGGTTATCTTGAAAAAGAAAATGTGCAAAATCGAGTTTTGTACAAAGCAAATAGCAAGCATCCGCTTTTTGGGTCACTGCAGAAAATAGTGCGCACCTATATTGGACTTGATGCTATTACTGCGCAAGTTTTGGAGCGAATGGGCTCTGTAGATAAGATTATAGTTACAGGAGATTATGCTAATGGTATCGACTCCGGAATTATCAGTATTACACTTGTAGGTAAGTCGCTTAACAAAGAATACGTTGAGCATCTATCTGCGAAAATAGAAGGGATAATAAATAGAAAAGTAGTATTTTCGCTTTCTGAAAATGAGGTAGAGGGACTACAAGTTTTTCAAGCTTAA
- a CDS encoding nucleotide sugar dehydrogenase has protein sequence MQTKKIAVIGLGYVGLPLARLFATKYQVVGFDINKKRIAELRSGTDNTLEISDEILQEVLVPNFDNASTGLLCSDNLDDIRDCTIYIVTVPTPVDKNNRPDLTPLYKSSETVAKVLKKGDIVIYESTVYPGVTEEECVPVLERHSGLTFNQDFFAGYSPERINPGDKEHTVEKILKVTAGSTPEIGIVIDNLYKTVITAGTHLAPTIKVAEAAKVIENSQRDINIAFVNELAKIFNLLDINTHDVLEAAGTKWNFLPFKPGLVGGHCIGVDPYYLAQKAQEKGYHPEIILAGRRLNDSMGAYVASQVVKCMIKKGVSVKNATLLMLGITFKENCPDVRNTKIVDVVAALEDYGITVTIYDPWANTAEVEHEYKLKSQSTLPTDKFDAVVLGVAHNEFLDLNISHFQKENSVLYDVKGILKCEVDGRL, from the coding sequence ATGCAAACAAAAAAGATCGCAGTAATAGGATTAGGATATGTGGGTTTGCCATTGGCGCGCCTTTTTGCAACTAAATATCAGGTTGTAGGATTCGATATCAATAAAAAGAGAATTGCAGAGCTGCGTTCAGGAACAGATAATACTTTAGAGATTTCTGATGAAATTTTACAAGAGGTACTAGTTCCTAATTTTGACAATGCTAGTACAGGGCTGCTATGTTCAGACAATCTTGATGACATTCGTGATTGCACGATCTATATAGTGACCGTTCCTACTCCTGTGGATAAAAATAACCGTCCTGATCTGACACCACTTTATAAATCTAGCGAAACGGTAGCGAAAGTTTTGAAAAAAGGCGATATCGTTATTTACGAATCTACGGTATATCCAGGTGTTACTGAAGAAGAGTGCGTTCCAGTTTTAGAACGTCATAGTGGTCTTACATTTAACCAAGATTTCTTTGCAGGATATTCGCCAGAGCGCATTAATCCAGGAGATAAAGAGCATACGGTCGAAAAGATATTAAAAGTAACTGCTGGATCCACTCCAGAAATTGGAATTGTTATAGATAATTTATATAAAACTGTTATTACAGCAGGAACACATCTGGCACCAACAATAAAAGTTGCTGAAGCAGCAAAGGTGATTGAGAACTCGCAACGAGATATAAATATTGCATTTGTAAATGAGCTTGCGAAGATTTTTAATTTATTAGATATCAATACCCACGACGTTTTGGAGGCTGCTGGAACAAAATGGAATTTTCTTCCATTTAAACCAGGTCTTGTTGGTGGACACTGTATTGGGGTTGATCCTTATTACTTAGCTCAAAAAGCACAAGAAAAAGGCTATCATCCTGAGATTATTTTGGCAGGCCGAAGACTTAACGATAGTATGGGGGCTTACGTAGCTTCACAAGTTGTTAAGTGTATGATTAAAAAAGGAGTTTCGGTAAAAAACGCCACGCTATTAATGTTAGGAATTACTTTCAAGGAAAATTGTCCTGATGTTCGTAATACTAAGATAGTAGATGTAGTAGCAGCTCTAGAAGATTATGGAATCACTGTAACTATATATGACCCTTGGGCTAATACTGCAGAAGTAGAGCATGAGTATAAATTAAAAAGTCAGAGCACACTTCCAACTGATAAATTTGATGCAGTTGTTTTAGGTGTAGCGCATAACGAATTTTTAGATTTGAATATTTCACATTTTCAAAAAGAGAATTCGGTACTATACGATGTTAAAGGAATTTTGAAGTGTGAAGTTGACGGAAGGTTATAA
- a CDS encoding UpxY family transcription antiterminator has product MLNWYALYTKPRKEQKVAQQLEQLGFTIYLPLKTEIRQWSDRKKKVISPMFSSYVFIQIDESKRQEVFIIDGVLNYVFWLGKPAVIRDEEMTVMRREIDQPNSDIFVTTIQPGEKIELQEGLFKGQQATVEYISNQKTHLFLPSLGIKLVISSPQPPPKEGE; this is encoded by the coding sequence ATGTTGAATTGGTACGCCCTTTATACAAAGCCTCGCAAGGAGCAAAAAGTAGCGCAGCAATTAGAGCAGTTAGGTTTTACGATATATTTGCCACTTAAGACCGAAATCAGACAGTGGAGTGATCGTAAGAAGAAAGTTATTTCGCCTATGTTTTCTTCTTATGTTTTTATACAGATCGACGAATCTAAACGGCAGGAAGTTTTTATCATTGATGGAGTTTTGAATTACGTTTTTTGGCTAGGAAAGCCAGCAGTTATTCGAGATGAGGAGATGACAGTAATGCGCAGAGAAATTGATCAACCAAATAGTGATATTTTCGTCACTACAATTCAACCTGGAGAGAAGATTGAGTTGCAGGAAGGTTTATTCAAAGGACAACAAGCAACTGTTGAATATATTTCAAATCAAAAAACGCATTTGTTTCTGCCTAGTTTGGGAATAAAGTTGGTTATTTCCTCCCCCCAGCCCCCTCCGAAGGAGGGGGAGTAA
- the rfbB gene encoding dTDP-glucose 4,6-dehydratase, producing the protein MKNILITGGAGFIGSHVVRRFVQNYPDYNIYNLDALTYAGNLENIKDIEDLPNYTFIKGDILDADFIDNLFDQHKFDGVLHLAAESHVDRSITDPLAFVKTNVIGTMNLLNAAKKLWNGNFENKLFYHISTDEVYGSLGESGLFTETTSYDPNSPYSASKAASDHFVRAYGETYGLPYVITNCSNNYGPNHFPEKLIPLFINNIIEKKPLPVYGDGNYTRDWLFVEDHAVAIDLVFHKGRNHETYNIGGFNEWKNIDLVKLLCTQMDSKLGRSAGESAKLITYVKDRPGHDLRYAIDASKINTELGWSPSVTFEQGLERTIDWYLSNEAWLKNVTSGNYQKYYEEQYKA; encoded by the coding sequence ATGAAAAATATTCTTATTACTGGCGGTGCTGGATTTATCGGTTCGCATGTTGTTCGACGGTTTGTACAAAACTATCCTGATTATAATATTTATAATTTAGATGCTCTTACCTATGCAGGTAATTTAGAAAATATAAAGGATATTGAAGACCTACCCAATTATACTTTTATAAAAGGGGATATTTTAGATGCTGATTTTATAGATAATTTATTTGATCAACATAAATTTGATGGCGTGCTGCATTTGGCTGCCGAATCTCACGTTGATCGTTCTATAACAGATCCCTTAGCGTTCGTGAAAACAAATGTAATAGGAACAATGAATCTTTTGAATGCTGCCAAAAAATTGTGGAATGGAAATTTTGAAAATAAACTTTTCTACCATATTTCCACTGACGAAGTTTATGGCTCATTGGGCGAATCGGGACTATTTACAGAAACCACATCTTACGACCCAAATTCACCATACTCAGCTTCAAAAGCGGCCTCTGATCATTTTGTAAGAGCTTATGGTGAGACTTATGGTTTGCCTTACGTTATCACAAATTGCTCAAATAATTACGGACCAAACCACTTTCCAGAAAAATTAATTCCACTTTTTATAAATAATATCATCGAGAAAAAGCCTTTACCAGTTTACGGAGATGGAAATTATACGCGTGACTGGTTATTTGTAGAGGATCATGCTGTAGCAATCGATTTAGTCTTCCACAAAGGTCGTAATCATGAAACTTATAATATCGGTGGTTTTAATGAATGGAAGAACATCGATTTAGTAAAGCTACTCTGTACTCAAATGGACTCAAAATTAGGTAGATCAGCTGGAGAATCTGCTAAATTGATTACCTATGTAAAAGATAGGCCAGGACACGATTTGCGCTACGCTATTGATGCTAGTAAAATCAACACTGAACTTGGATGGTCACCTTCAGTAACTTTTGAGCAGGGACTTGAGAGAACGATAGATTGGTACTTATCAAATGAAGCTTGGTTGAAAAATGTTACATCTGGTAACTATCAAAAATATTACGAAGAACAATATAAAGCATAA
- the rfbA gene encoding glucose-1-phosphate thymidylyltransferase RfbA, with protein sequence MKGIILAGGSGTRLHPLTLAVSKQLLPIYDKPMIYYPLSVLMLAGIKEILIISTPHDLPNFIKLLGDGSQFGIKLEYAEQPSPDGLAQAFIIGKEFIGNEDVCLVLGDNIFYGAGLQKLLVESVRKVKEEKQAVVFGYYVDDPERYGVAEFDKSGKVLSIVEKPTHPKSNYAVIGLYFYPNSVIQVAENVKPSHRGELEITTVNEYYLEQEELSLQVMSRGFAWLDTGTHEALTEATEFVKAVEKRTGLKIACLEEIGHSMGFISTEELQKSPLMDGKSTYASYLRKIAK encoded by the coding sequence ATGAAAGGAATTATTTTAGCTGGCGGCTCAGGAACAAGATTACACCCCCTTACTTTGGCGGTATCAAAGCAATTGTTACCAATATATGACAAGCCTATGATTTACTATCCTTTGTCTGTCTTGATGCTGGCGGGTATTAAGGAAATTTTAATTATTTCAACGCCACATGACCTGCCCAACTTTATCAAATTGTTAGGAGATGGAAGTCAGTTCGGGATTAAACTTGAATATGCTGAGCAACCGTCACCTGATGGATTAGCACAAGCGTTCATTATTGGTAAAGAATTTATAGGAAATGAGGATGTGTGCCTTGTATTAGGAGACAATATATTTTATGGCGCTGGGCTACAGAAATTACTTGTAGAATCTGTTAGAAAAGTCAAAGAAGAAAAGCAGGCCGTCGTATTTGGATATTATGTTGATGATCCAGAGCGCTATGGGGTTGCAGAATTTGACAAGAGCGGAAAAGTGTTGAGTATAGTAGAAAAACCAACTCATCCAAAATCAAATTATGCTGTAATTGGCTTATACTTTTACCCAAATTCAGTTATTCAGGTTGCCGAAAATGTAAAGCCGTCACATCGAGGCGAATTAGAAATTACAACAGTGAATGAGTATTACTTAGAACAAGAGGAATTGAGTTTACAAGTTATGTCTAGAGGATTTGCATGGCTAGATACAGGAACGCACGAAGCACTGACCGAAGCTACTGAATTTGTAAAGGCTGTAGAAAAAAGAACAGGACTTAAAATTGCGTGTTTGGAGGAAATTGGCCACTCTATGGGCTTTATTTCTACTGAAGAATTGCAAAAAAGTCCTTTAATGGATGGTAAATCGACATACGCCTCATACTTAAGAAAAATCGCAAAATAA
- a CDS encoding sugar 3,4-ketoisomerase — translation MEHCKIIELPKIQDPRGNLTFLQNPDHLPFEVQRVFWIYDVPGGEVRGGHAFKKQEEFIVAISGSFDVVIDDGEKKEVFHLNRSYKGLHIPAGMWRSMENFSTNSLALILVSTTFDENDYIRSYDEYLAYKPQLSDHNSSKKEGVVEKRFDLSVSTVEDCKVLELDKNHRDRGNITVVENHKQVPFDIKRVYYLYDVPGGEDRGGHAHKDLYQLIMAAGGSFDVTLDDGVNKKKITLNRPYQGLYVVPGIWRDIDNFSSGSTCLVLASQKYDEQDYMRDYQNFTAIKNLRK, via the coding sequence ATGGAACATTGTAAAATTATTGAGCTCCCAAAAATTCAAGATCCTCGTGGAAATCTAACTTTTTTGCAAAATCCTGACCACTTGCCATTTGAAGTTCAGAGGGTTTTTTGGATATACGATGTACCTGGTGGTGAAGTACGTGGTGGCCATGCTTTTAAAAAACAAGAAGAGTTTATAGTTGCAATTTCTGGAAGCTTTGATGTAGTAATTGATGATGGAGAGAAAAAAGAAGTATTTCATTTAAACCGTTCTTATAAAGGCTTGCATATTCCTGCCGGTATGTGGAGAAGCATGGAAAATTTCTCTACTAATTCTCTCGCGTTGATTTTGGTTTCGACAACATTTGATGAGAATGATTATATAAGATCGTATGATGAATATCTAGCATACAAACCTCAATTATCTGACCACAATTCTAGCAAAAAAGAGGGAGTGGTAGAAAAGCGATTTGATCTTTCCGTAAGCACGGTTGAAGATTGCAAGGTATTGGAACTTGACAAAAATCATAGAGACAGAGGAAATATTACTGTAGTCGAAAATCACAAGCAAGTTCCTTTTGATATTAAGAGAGTCTATTATTTATATGATGTCCCTGGAGGTGAAGATCGAGGCGGACATGCTCACAAGGATTTGTATCAATTAATTATGGCGGCTGGAGGTAGTTTTGATGTAACTCTTGACGATGGAGTAAATAAGAAGAAAATTACTTTAAACAGGCCATACCAAGGGTTATATGTTGTACCTGGAATTTGGAGAGATATAGATAATTTTTCTTCTGGATCCACTTGTCTAGTCTTGGCATCGCAAAAATATGATGAACAAGATTATATGAGAGATTACCAAAATTTTACAGCTATTAAAAATTTAAGAAAATGA
- a CDS encoding acyltransferase encodes MIHPLSDVQAVVPKTTRVWQFVVILKHALIGENCNICSHCFIENDVQIGNNVTIKCGVSLWDGITIEEDVQIGPDVTFTNDKYPRAKQSFVLQRITIKKGASVGAASVILGGVTIGENAMIGAGSLVTKDIPNNELWYGSPAKFIKNI; translated from the coding sequence ATGATTCATCCATTATCAGATGTACAGGCAGTAGTGCCAAAAACAACTCGCGTTTGGCAATTTGTTGTAATATTAAAACATGCATTAATAGGCGAAAATTGTAATATTTGCAGCCATTGCTTTATAGAAAATGATGTTCAGATTGGAAATAATGTTACGATAAAGTGTGGCGTTTCTTTGTGGGATGGAATTACAATTGAAGAAGATGTTCAGATTGGTCCAGACGTAACTTTTACAAATGATAAATATCCTAGGGCGAAACAGTCATTTGTTTTACAAAGAATCACAATAAAAAAAGGGGCTTCTGTTGGTGCAGCTTCAGTTATACTTGGTGGTGTCACTATTGGTGAAAACGCGATGATAGGAGCGGGAAGCTTGGTAACTAAAGACATTCCAAACAATGAATTATGGTACGGAAGTCCAGCAAAATTTATAAAAAACATATAA
- a CDS encoding DegT/DnrJ/EryC1/StrS family aminotransferase — translation MIKFLDLQKINAQYAAELKQVASDVIDAGWFLMGEKLSNFETKLSKFTGAKYTIGVANGLDALRLILKAYINLGVMKEGDEVIVPANTYIASLLAITDNRLVPILVEPNEKSFNLDLDLIEKSITSNTKAIMVVHLYGQICWSNKLNELAEKYNLKIIEDNAQAIGAIWNGISSGNLGDAAGFSFYPGKNLGALGDAGAVTTNDSKLAEQIRALGNYGSKKKYVNEFQGLNSRMDEIQAGFLAVKLKYIEAENQHRRAIAERYLSEIKNPLIHLPVPVNESIFVKNNKEHVWHLFVLRTKKRDAFQKYLLDNGIQTLIHYPTPPNKQLAYSNMNHLDFSLTNIIHDEVVSLPIGPITTSEEVDKIISVVNSFC, via the coding sequence ATGATAAAATTTTTAGATTTACAAAAAATAAATGCACAATATGCCGCCGAATTAAAGCAGGTTGCATCTGATGTAATTGATGCAGGCTGGTTTTTAATGGGAGAGAAATTAAGTAATTTTGAAACAAAGCTGTCTAAATTCACAGGAGCAAAGTATACTATAGGAGTCGCAAATGGTTTAGATGCTTTAAGGTTAATTTTGAAAGCATATATAAATTTGGGCGTGATGAAAGAAGGAGATGAGGTAATCGTGCCTGCAAACACCTACATTGCATCTCTCCTAGCAATAACAGATAATCGTCTTGTACCAATCTTAGTAGAGCCCAATGAGAAAAGCTTTAATTTAGATCTTGATTTAATTGAAAAAAGTATTACATCTAACACCAAAGCAATAATGGTGGTTCATCTTTATGGACAAATTTGCTGGTCAAATAAATTAAATGAATTAGCTGAAAAATATAATCTAAAAATTATTGAAGACAACGCTCAAGCTATCGGTGCGATTTGGAACGGAATTAGTTCAGGTAATTTAGGAGACGCTGCAGGATTTAGTTTTTATCCAGGTAAAAATCTAGGTGCTTTAGGCGATGCTGGTGCAGTCACAACTAACGATTCTAAATTGGCAGAGCAAATCCGTGCTCTAGGAAATTACGGCAGCAAAAAAAAGTATGTCAACGAATTTCAAGGTCTTAATAGCAGGATGGATGAAATTCAAGCAGGCTTTCTTGCTGTAAAATTAAAATATATAGAAGCAGAAAACCAACATAGAAGAGCGATCGCAGAAAGATATTTGTCTGAGATTAAAAATCCATTAATCCATTTACCAGTACCAGTTAATGAGTCAATATTTGTTAAAAATAATAAAGAACATGTTTGGCACTTATTTGTATTACGTACTAAAAAGAGAGACGCATTCCAAAAGTACTTATTAGATAATGGCATACAAACTTTAATACATTACCCTACCCCACCAAATAAGCAATTGGCGTACTCTAATATGAATCATTTAGATTTTTCATTAACTAATATAATCCACGATGAAGTAGTAAGCCTACCAATAGGGCCAATTACTACATCAGAAGAGGTTGACAAAATTATTAGTGTCGTAAATTCTTTTTGTTAA